One window from the genome of Garra rufa chromosome 1, GarRuf1.0, whole genome shotgun sequence encodes:
- the LOC141308126 gene encoding GTPase IMAP family member 7-like — MRIVLVGKTGVGKSATGNTILGKENFHKAASSKSVTKQCGLGTTIIDGKTIKVVDTPGWCDTELSEAELTQATVKCIDMSYPGPHVFLFVLAIGNRFTSEEKQTVQQIQEIFGEGATRYTMILFTKGDDLEDTTFEDYLKGAAGDLKALIDKCGGRCHVFNNKARNPLQVTELLQKIQEMVQHNGGEFYTNSTYQLLKQYKKREAELQQKADAARREMNVREVELQRLIKNAEQEHQRQSEHLMEQSHVISTMLEHMKMKERNEKKKEEMTQKALSAQAAEHQRMMELERQKQREEQLKHQQYTENRELKRKNEEFQHRQRMEMERQRQRFEQEKLEMSKRYKETILQLEHQRQKKEAEIQKLVMEKQKKCIIS, encoded by the coding sequence ATGAGGATTGTCCTTGTTGGCAAAACAGGCGTTGGGAAAAGCGCCACCGGTAACACCATCCTTGGAAAAGAAAATTTTCACAAAGCAGCAAGCTCCAAGTCTGTGACTAAGCAATGCGGTCTGGGTACCACTATTATTGATGGCAAAACGATCAAGGTTGTGGACACTCCTGGCTGGTGTGACACAGAGCTCTCTGAGGCCGAACTCACGCAGGCCACAGTGAAATGCATCGACATGTCATACCCTGGTCCGCATGTCTTTCTTTTTGTCTTGGCCATTGGTAATCGCTTCACATCCGAAGAGAAGCAAACAGTCCAGCAGATACAGGAGATCTTTGGGGAAGGAGCTACAAGATACACAATGATTTTGTTCACAAAGGGGGATGACCTGGAGGACACAACTTTTGAGGACTACCTGAAAGGGGCTGCAGGAGATCTCAAAGCCTTAATTGACAAATGTGGTGGGAGATGCCATGTTTTCAACAATAAAGCCAGAAACCCTTTACAAGTTACTGAACTCCTGCAAAAGATTCAAGAGATGGTGCAACACAATGGTGGTGAATTCTACACTAATTCAACATACCAGCTACTGAAGCAATATAAGAAAAGAGAGGCTGAGCTACAACAGAAAGCTGACGCTGCTAGGAGGGAGATGAATGTGAGAGAAGTTGAACTTCAAAGATTGATCAAAAATGCGGAACAGGAGCATCAGCGCCAAAGTGAACACCTGATGGAACAGAGCCACGTTATAAGTACAATGCTAGAACACatgaaaatgaaagaaagaaatgagaagaaaaaagaagaaatgacACAGAAAGCATTAAGTGCCCAAGCTGCAGAACATCAAAGGATGATGGAGCTAGAAAGGCAAAAACAGAGAGAAGAGCAGTTAAAACATCAGCAGTACACTGAGAACAGGGAGTTAAAGAGAAAAAATGAAGAGTTCCAGCATAGACAGAGAATGGAGATGGAGAGGCAGAGGCAGAGGTTTGAACAAGAGAAGCTAGAAATGTCAAAAAGATATAAAGAAACAATTCTTCAGCTGGAACATCAGAGACAGAAGAAAGAGGCTGAAATTCAAAAATTGGTaatggaaaaacagaaaaaatgtattatttcataa